The following are from one region of the Mycolicibacterium diernhoferi genome:
- a CDS encoding hotdog fold domain-containing protein: MSQSPTYRAWQQLSTKPLGSRLFSAAAMARVPYFTSVLPHVVLMEPGRAEVTVPKWFYVHNHLHTVHAIASCNAAEVAMGMAMEATVPTSHRWIPKGMTVQYLAKATSSLRAVAEFTPPDFDAVTEGTEVVVPVAITDRDGTEVVHADITCWVTPA; the protein is encoded by the coding sequence ATGTCACAGAGTCCGACCTACCGCGCCTGGCAGCAGTTGTCGACGAAGCCGCTGGGCAGCCGGCTGTTCTCGGCGGCGGCCATGGCGCGGGTCCCCTATTTCACCTCGGTTCTGCCCCACGTGGTGCTGATGGAACCGGGCCGCGCCGAGGTCACGGTGCCGAAGTGGTTCTACGTCCACAACCACCTGCACACCGTGCACGCCATCGCCTCGTGCAACGCGGCCGAGGTGGCGATGGGCATGGCGATGGAGGCCACCGTGCCCACCAGCCACCGCTGGATCCCGAAGGGTATGACGGTGCAGTACCTGGCCAAGGCGACCAGCTCATTGCGCGCGGTGGCCGAGTTCACCCCACCGGACTTCGACGCCGTCACCGAGGGAACCGAGGTGGTGGTGCCGGTCGCGATCACCGACCGGGACGGCACCGAGGTCGTGCACGCCGACATCACCTGCTGGGTGACGCCGGCCTGA
- a CDS encoding cytochrome P450: MSTPVINEAAKVLAEPRAYAEEARLYAALARLRAETPVAYVDAPGYYPFWAITKHADVMAIERDNELFINAPRPMLITKEKDDLAKANLAAGGGIRTLIHMDDPLHRDIRKIGADWFRPKAMRALKERVDELAKVYVDRLVEKGPECDFVQEVAVNYPLYVILSLLGLPESDFDRMLKLTQEMFGNDDDELGRGGKSAEELSAVILDFFNYFTKLTADRRANPTEDLASAIANAKLDGEYLNDVDCLSYYVIVASAGHDTTSAAISGGLLALTENPDQLARLKNDMGLMPLATEEIIRWTAPVKEFMRTATRDTEVRGVPIKEGESVLLSYVSANRDEEIFADPDKFDVARDPNKHLSFGYGVHFCLGAALARMEINSFFTELIPRLESIELAGDPKFMATTFVGGLKHLPIRYSVR; encoded by the coding sequence ATGAGCACACCTGTCATCAACGAAGCTGCCAAGGTGCTGGCCGAACCGAGGGCGTACGCAGAGGAGGCGCGGCTGTACGCCGCGCTGGCCCGGCTGCGGGCGGAAACCCCGGTGGCCTACGTCGATGCGCCCGGCTACTACCCCTTCTGGGCGATCACCAAGCATGCCGACGTGATGGCGATCGAGCGCGACAACGAGCTCTTCATCAACGCCCCGCGGCCGATGCTGATCACCAAGGAGAAGGACGATCTGGCCAAGGCCAACCTGGCCGCCGGCGGTGGCATCCGCACCCTGATCCACATGGATGACCCGCTGCACCGCGACATCCGCAAGATCGGTGCCGACTGGTTCCGCCCGAAGGCGATGCGCGCACTCAAGGAGCGCGTCGACGAGCTGGCCAAGGTCTACGTGGACAGGCTGGTCGAGAAGGGTCCGGAGTGCGACTTCGTCCAGGAGGTCGCGGTCAACTACCCGCTGTACGTGATCCTGTCGCTGCTCGGCCTGCCGGAGTCGGATTTCGACCGGATGCTCAAGCTGACCCAGGAGATGTTCGGCAATGACGACGATGAGTTGGGCCGCGGCGGCAAGTCCGCGGAGGAGCTCAGCGCCGTCATCCTGGACTTCTTCAACTACTTCACCAAGCTGACCGCCGACCGCCGGGCCAACCCCACCGAGGACCTGGCCTCGGCGATCGCCAACGCCAAGCTCGACGGTGAGTACCTCAACGACGTCGACTGCCTGTCGTACTACGTGATCGTCGCCAGCGCGGGCCACGACACCACCAGCGCGGCCATCTCCGGCGGCCTGCTGGCCCTGACCGAGAACCCGGATCAGCTGGCGCGCCTCAAGAACGACATGGGCCTGATGCCGCTCGCGACCGAGGAGATCATCCGCTGGACCGCTCCGGTCAAGGAGTTCATGCGCACCGCCACCCGCGACACCGAGGTGCGCGGCGTGCCGATCAAGGAGGGCGAGTCGGTCCTGCTGTCCTACGTCTCGGCCAACCGGGACGAGGAGATCTTCGCCGATCCGGACAAGTTCGACGTCGCCCGCGACCCGAACAAGCACCTGTCCTTCGGCTACGGCGTGCACTTCTGCCTGGGCGCCGCGCTGGCCCGGATGGAGATCAACAGCTTCTTCACCGAGCTGATCCCCCGCCTGGAGTCCATCGAGCTGGCCGGGGACCCGAAGTTCATGGCGACGACGTTCGTCGGCGGACTCAAGCACCTGCCGATCCGCTACTCGGTGCGCTGA
- the rplC gene encoding 50S ribosomal protein L3, whose translation MARKGILGTKLGMTQVFDENNKVVPVTVVKAGPNVVTRIRTPERDGYSAVQLAYGEISPRKVNKPVAGQFAAAGVNPRRHLAELRLDDEAAAGEYEVGQELTAEIFADGAYVDVTGTSKGKGFAGTMKRHGFAGQGASHGAQAVHRRPGSIGGCATPGRVFKGTRMSGRMGSDRVTTQNLKVHKVDAENGVLLIKGAVPGRNGGLVVVRTAIKRGEK comes from the coding sequence ATGGCTAGAAAAGGCATTTTGGGCACGAAGCTGGGCATGACGCAGGTGTTCGACGAGAACAACAAGGTCGTCCCGGTCACGGTCGTCAAGGCCGGCCCGAACGTTGTGACGCGCATCCGGACGCCGGAACGCGACGGCTACAGCGCCGTGCAGCTCGCCTACGGCGAGATCAGCCCGCGCAAGGTGAACAAGCCGGTTGCCGGTCAGTTCGCCGCCGCCGGCGTGAACCCGCGCCGCCACCTCGCCGAGCTCCGGCTCGATGACGAGGCCGCCGCCGGTGAGTACGAAGTCGGCCAGGAGCTGACCGCCGAGATCTTCGCCGACGGCGCTTACGTCGACGTGACCGGCACCAGCAAGGGCAAGGGCTTCGCCGGCACCATGAAGCGCCACGGCTTCGCCGGTCAGGGCGCCAGCCACGGTGCACAGGCCGTGCACCGTCGTCCCGGCTCCATCGGTGGCTGCGCCACCCCGGGCCGCGTCTTCAAGGGCACCCGCATGTCGGGTCGCATGGGTAGTGACCGCGTCACCACCCAGAACCTGAAGGTCCACAAGGTCGATGCCGAGAACGGCGTGCTGCTGATCAAGGGCGCCGTCCCCGGGCGCAACGGTGGACTCGTCGTGGTCCGCACCGCGATCAAACGAGGTGAGAAGTAA
- the rpmC gene encoding 50S ribosomal protein L29, whose amino-acid sequence MAVGVTPGELRELTEEELTTRLRESKEELFNLRFQMATGQLTNNRRLRVVRHEIARVYTVLRERELGLAAGPVGEDS is encoded by the coding sequence ATGGCAGTGGGAGTTACGCCTGGCGAACTGCGTGAGCTCACCGAAGAGGAGCTCACCACTCGCCTGCGCGAATCGAAGGAAGAGCTGTTCAACCTGCGCTTCCAGATGGCGACCGGTCAGCTGACCAATAACCGGCGCCTGCGTGTCGTGCGCCACGAGATCGCACGGGTCTACACCGTGCTGCGTGAACGTGAACTGGGTCTGGCCGCCGGACCCGTTGGTGAGGATTCGTAA
- the rpsJ gene encoding 30S ribosomal protein S10, translating into MAGQKIRIRLKAYDHEAIDASARKIVETVTRTGASVVGPVPLPTEKNVYCVIRSPHKYKDSREHFEMRTHKRLIDILDPTPKTVDALMRIDLPASVDVNIQ; encoded by the coding sequence GTGGCGGGACAGAAGATCCGCATCAGGCTCAAGGCCTACGACCATGAGGCTATTGACGCCTCGGCGCGCAAGATCGTTGAGACGGTCACCCGTACGGGAGCAAGCGTGGTCGGCCCGGTGCCGCTGCCGACCGAGAAGAACGTGTACTGCGTTATCCGGTCCCCACATAAGTACAAGGACTCGCGGGAGCATTTCGAAATGCGGACCCACAAGCGCCTTATCGACATCCTCGACCCGACGCCGAAGACCGTTGACGCCTTGATGCGCATCGATCTGCCGGCCAGTGTCGACGTCAATATCCAGTAG
- the rplD gene encoding 50S ribosomal protein L4 → MALKLDVHTPDGKKDGSVELPAALFDVEPNIALLHQVVTAQLAAKRQGTHSAKTRAEVSGGGKKPYRQKGTGRARQGSTRAPQFTGGGVVHGPKPRDYSERTPKKMIAAATRGALSDRARNDRIHAITELVSGQAPSTKAAKAFLESLTTNKNILIVIGRSDEVGAKSVRNLPNVHVLPADQLNAYDVLHADDVIFSVEALDAYISSNTKQEVSA, encoded by the coding sequence ATGGCTCTCAAGCTTGACGTTCACACTCCGGATGGCAAGAAGGACGGTTCTGTAGAACTTCCTGCTGCCCTCTTCGATGTGGAACCCAACATTGCGCTGCTGCATCAGGTCGTGACCGCGCAGCTGGCCGCCAAGCGTCAGGGCACGCACTCGGCCAAGACACGCGCAGAGGTGTCCGGTGGCGGCAAGAAGCCGTACCGCCAGAAGGGCACCGGCCGCGCCCGTCAGGGTTCGACCCGCGCACCGCAGTTCACCGGTGGTGGCGTCGTGCACGGCCCGAAGCCGCGTGACTACAGCGAGCGCACCCCCAAGAAGATGATCGCCGCCGCCACCCGCGGGGCGCTCTCGGACCGGGCGCGCAACGACCGCATCCACGCAATCACCGAACTGGTCAGCGGGCAGGCCCCGTCGACCAAGGCGGCGAAGGCGTTCCTGGAGAGCCTGACCACCAACAAGAACATCCTGATCGTCATCGGCCGTAGCGATGAGGTCGGCGCCAAGAGCGTGCGCAACCTGCCGAACGTTCATGTTCTCCCGGCGGACCAGCTCAACGCGTACGACGTGCTGCACGCCGACGACGTGATCTTCAGCGTCGAGGCACTGGATGCGTACATCAGCTCCAATACCAAGCAGGAGGTGTCAGCCTGA
- the rplB gene encoding 50S ribosomal protein L2: protein MAIRKYKPTTPGRRGASVSDFAEITRDHPEKSLVRPLHGTGGRNAHGRITTRHKGGGHKRAYRLIDFRRHDKDGVDAKVAHIEYDPNRTANIALLHYLDGEKRYIIAPQGLKQGAIVESGANADIKPGNNLPLRNIPAGTVIHAVELRPGGGAKLARSAGVSIQLLGKEGSYATLRMPSGEIRRVDVRCRATVGEVGNAEQANINWGKAGRMRWKGKRPTVRGVVMNPVDHPHGGGEGKTSGGRHPVSPWGKPEGRTRKPNKASDKLIVRRRRTGKKR, encoded by the coding sequence ATGGCAATTCGCAAGTACAAGCCGACGACCCCCGGTCGTCGCGGTGCCAGCGTCTCCGATTTCGCCGAGATCACTCGCGACCATCCGGAGAAGTCGCTGGTTCGTCCGCTGCACGGCACGGGTGGACGTAACGCGCACGGCCGCATCACCACGCGGCACAAGGGTGGCGGGCACAAGCGTGCCTACCGCCTGATCGATTTCCGTCGCCACGACAAGGACGGTGTCGACGCCAAGGTCGCTCACATCGAGTACGACCCCAACCGCACCGCGAACATCGCGCTGCTGCACTACCTGGACGGCGAGAAGCGCTACATCATCGCGCCGCAGGGTCTGAAGCAGGGCGCCATCGTGGAGTCGGGCGCCAACGCCGACATCAAGCCGGGTAACAACCTGCCGCTGCGCAACATCCCGGCCGGTACCGTCATCCACGCCGTGGAGCTGCGTCCCGGTGGCGGGGCCAAGCTGGCCCGCTCGGCCGGTGTCAGCATCCAGCTGCTCGGCAAGGAAGGCTCCTACGCCACGCTGCGTATGCCGTCCGGTGAAATCCGTCGCGTCGATGTGCGCTGCCGCGCCACCGTCGGCGAGGTCGGCAACGCCGAGCAGGCCAACATCAACTGGGGTAAAGCCGGCCGTATGCGGTGGAAGGGCAAGCGCCCCACCGTCCGTGGTGTCGTGATGAACCCGGTCGACCATCCGCACGGCGGTGGTGAGGGTAAGACCTCCGGTGGCCGCCACCCGGTGAGCCCGTGGGGCAAGCCCGAGGGCCGCACCCGCAAGCCCAACAAGGCGAGCGACAAGCTCATCGTCCGTCGCCGGCGCACCGGCAAGAAGCGCTAG
- the rplP gene encoding 50S ribosomal protein L16 — translation MLIPRRVKHRKQHHPKQRGTASGGTSVSFGDYGIQALEHAYITNRQIESARIAINRHIKRGGKVWINIFPDRPLTKKPAETRMGSGKGSPEWWVANVKPGRVLFELSYPDEKIARDALTRAIHKLPIKARIVTREEQF, via the coding sequence ATGCTGATTCCCCGCAGGGTCAAGCACCGCAAGCAGCATCACCCCAAGCAGCGTGGCACCGCCAGCGGCGGCACCTCGGTGAGCTTTGGTGACTACGGCATCCAGGCACTGGAGCACGCCTACATCACCAACCGGCAGATCGAGTCCGCTCGTATCGCCATCAACCGGCACATCAAGCGTGGCGGCAAGGTGTGGATCAACATCTTCCCGGACCGCCCGCTGACCAAGAAGCCCGCCGAGACCCGCATGGGTTCCGGTAAGGGTTCGCCGGAGTGGTGGGTGGCCAACGTGAAGCCCGGACGTGTGCTGTTCGAGCTGAGCTACCCGGATGAGAAGATCGCGCGTGACGCGCTCACCCGCGCAATCCACAAGTTGCCGATCAAGGCACGCATCGTGACTCGAGAGGAGCAGTTCTGA
- the rpsC gene encoding 30S ribosomal protein S3: MGQKINPHGFRLGITTDWKSRWYADKQYADYVKEDVAIRRLLATGLERAGIADVEIERTRDRVRVDIHTARPGIVIGRRGTEADRIRTDLEKLTKKQVQLNILEVKSPESVAQLVAQGVAEQLSNRVAFRRAMRKAIQSAMRQPNVKGIRVQCSGRLGGAEMSRSEFYREGRVPLHTLRADIDYGLYEAKTTFGRIGVKVWIYKGDIVGGKRELTAAAPAADRPRRDRPSGTRPRRSGASGTTATSTEAGRAASDDTAGTPAAAEAPAESTES; the protein is encoded by the coding sequence GTGGGCCAGAAAATCAACCCGCACGGCTTCCGGCTCGGCATCACCACCGACTGGAAGTCCCGGTGGTATGCCGACAAGCAGTACGCGGACTACGTGAAGGAAGACGTCGCGATCCGTCGCCTGCTGGCCACCGGCCTGGAGCGCGCCGGCATCGCCGATGTGGAGATCGAGCGCACCCGTGACCGGGTCCGCGTGGATATCCACACCGCGCGTCCGGGCATCGTCATCGGTCGCCGTGGCACCGAGGCGGACCGCATCCGCACCGACCTGGAGAAGCTGACCAAGAAGCAGGTCCAGCTGAACATCCTCGAGGTGAAGAGCCCCGAGTCGGTCGCCCAGCTGGTGGCTCAGGGTGTCGCCGAGCAGCTTTCGAACCGTGTGGCGTTCCGCCGCGCGATGCGCAAGGCGATCCAGTCGGCGATGCGTCAGCCCAACGTCAAGGGCATCCGGGTGCAGTGCTCGGGTCGCCTCGGCGGTGCTGAGATGAGCCGTTCGGAGTTCTACCGCGAAGGTCGAGTGCCGCTGCACACGCTGCGTGCGGACATCGACTACGGCCTCTACGAGGCCAAGACCACCTTCGGCCGGATCGGCGTGAAGGTCTGGATCTACAAGGGCGACATCGTCGGTGGCAAGCGTGAGCTGACTGCCGCCGCGCCGGCCGCCGACCGTCCGCGTCGTGACCGTCCGTCGGGCACCCGCCCGCGCCGCAGTGGCGCGTCGGGTACCACCGCGACGAGCACCGAGGCCGGCCGGGCTGCCAGCGATGACACGGCGGGCACCCCGGCAGCAGCCGAGGCGCCCGCAGAGAGCACGGAGAGCTAA
- the rpsS gene encoding 30S ribosomal protein S19: MPRSLKKGPFVDDHLLKKVDVQNEKNTKQVIKTWSRRSTIIPDFIGHTFAVHDGRKHVPVFVTEAMVGHKLGEFAPTRTFKGHIKDDRKAKRR, translated from the coding sequence ATGCCACGCAGCCTGAAGAAGGGCCCGTTCGTCGACGACCATCTCTTGAAGAAGGTCGACGTCCAGAACGAGAAGAACACCAAGCAGGTCATCAAGACCTGGTCGCGCCGTTCGACCATCATTCCCGACTTCATCGGCCACACCTTCGCCGTCCACGACGGTCGCAAGCACGTGCCGGTGTTCGTCACCGAGGCCATGGTCGGCCACAAGCTGGGCGAGTTCGCGCCCACCCGTACGTTCAAGGGTCACATCAAGGATGACCGGAAGGCGAAGCGCCGGTAA
- a CDS encoding carboxylesterase/lipase family protein, with protein MVLMLVVGCGRDGADSAVSLPPDPSVVTTTLGMVQGVATLDKRHFAGIPYAAPPVGPLRWQPPQPAVPWTGVRDATKIGPHCVQDGDSEPEAGRLTDEDCLTLNVWTPPPADELRPVMVWLHGGAFVNGNGAMYDSRWFVDRGDIIVVTLNYRLGALGFLAHPALGPAGAVGNYGLADQQAALRWVRDNIAAFGGDPDKVTIAGESAGGMSVCDHLVAPDSQGLFRAAIIQSAPCQAQLALPEVERISEDYAREVGCGDPVTAAACLRALPDYKLRNPVWYHRIGEDTLSGPVYGTTVLPEDPMVALRDGRGADVPVLIGSNRDEFTLFTALQYLRQARQYAAGEYPELLADTFGPHAAAVGARYPLDRYGGSAASAYAAAVTDGVFSCVADSMAAELATVNDVYAYEFNDPNPPTPEPMRNLPFPVGASHSLELRYLFDVGGAPPLNPAQQELSNQMIDYWASFVTDGVPTAPGAPEWPAVSGAGPWMSLRPDGSRVVTDFGTQHQCEFWDEITR; from the coding sequence ATGGTCTTGATGCTCGTAGTGGGCTGTGGTCGCGACGGTGCCGATTCCGCGGTCTCGCTGCCCCCGGACCCGTCCGTGGTGACCACCACCCTGGGAATGGTGCAGGGCGTGGCCACCCTGGACAAACGGCATTTCGCCGGCATCCCGTACGCGGCCCCGCCGGTGGGACCGTTGCGCTGGCAACCACCGCAGCCGGCGGTGCCCTGGACCGGAGTGCGTGACGCGACCAAGATCGGGCCGCACTGCGTGCAGGACGGGGACAGTGAGCCGGAGGCGGGCCGGCTGACCGACGAGGACTGCCTGACCCTCAATGTCTGGACGCCGCCGCCGGCCGATGAACTCCGCCCGGTGATGGTGTGGTTGCACGGCGGCGCGTTCGTCAACGGCAACGGCGCGATGTACGACTCGCGCTGGTTCGTCGACCGCGGCGACATCATCGTCGTCACGCTCAACTACCGGCTCGGCGCGCTCGGGTTCCTGGCCCACCCGGCGCTCGGACCGGCCGGGGCGGTCGGCAACTACGGGCTGGCCGACCAGCAGGCCGCGCTGCGCTGGGTGCGCGACAACATCGCGGCCTTCGGCGGCGACCCGGACAAGGTGACCATCGCGGGGGAGTCCGCGGGCGGCATGTCGGTCTGCGATCACCTGGTCGCGCCGGACTCCCAGGGGCTGTTCCGCGCGGCGATCATCCAGAGCGCACCGTGCCAGGCGCAGCTGGCGCTGCCGGAGGTCGAACGTATCAGCGAGGACTATGCGCGCGAAGTCGGTTGCGGTGATCCCGTGACCGCCGCGGCCTGCCTGCGCGCGCTGCCGGACTACAAACTGCGAAACCCGGTGTGGTACCACCGGATCGGCGAGGACACGCTCAGCGGTCCGGTGTACGGCACGACCGTCCTGCCCGAGGATCCGATGGTCGCCCTGCGGGACGGGCGGGGCGCCGACGTGCCCGTGCTGATCGGCAGCAACCGCGACGAGTTCACCCTGTTCACCGCGCTGCAGTATCTGCGGCAGGCCCGGCAGTACGCGGCCGGTGAATATCCCGAACTGCTGGCGGACACGTTCGGTCCCCACGCGGCGGCCGTCGGCGCCCGATATCCGTTGGACCGGTACGGCGGCAGTGCGGCGTCGGCGTACGCGGCGGCGGTGACCGACGGCGTGTTCTCCTGCGTGGCCGACTCGATGGCGGCCGAACTGGCCACCGTCAACGACGTGTACGCCTACGAGTTCAACGACCCGAACCCGCCGACCCCGGAACCCATGCGCAACTTGCCCTTTCCGGTCGGGGCCAGCCACTCCCTGGAACTGCGTTATCTGTTCGACGTCGGCGGTGCACCGCCGCTGAACCCCGCTCAGCAGGAGTTGTCGAACCAGATGATCGACTACTGGGCGAGTTTCGTGACCGACGGAGTGCCCACCGCGCCCGGGGCGCCGGAATGGCCGGCGGTCAGCGGTGCCGGTCCGTGGATGTCGCTGCGACCCGACGGCAGTCGGGTGGTGACCGACTTCGGCACGCAGCATCAGTGCGAGTTCTGGGACGAGATCACCCGCTGA
- the rplW gene encoding 50S ribosomal protein L23 produces MATVTDPRDIILAPVISEKSYSLIEDNVYTFVVHPDSNKTQIKIAIEKIFSVKVDSVNTLNRNGKRKRTRSGYGTRKSTKRAIVTLAAGSKPIDLFGAPA; encoded by the coding sequence ATGGCGACCGTGACTGACCCCCGCGACATCATCCTGGCCCCGGTCATCTCGGAGAAGTCGTACTCGCTGATCGAGGACAACGTGTACACGTTCGTCGTGCACCCGGACTCGAACAAGACGCAGATCAAGATCGCGATCGAGAAGATCTTCTCCGTGAAGGTCGACTCGGTGAACACGCTCAACCGCAACGGCAAGCGCAAGCGGACCCGCAGTGGCTACGGCACGCGCAAGAGCACCAAGCGCGCCATCGTGACCCTGGCCGCGGGCAGCAAGCCGATCGACTTGTTCGGAGCGCCGGCCTAA
- the rplV gene encoding 50S ribosomal protein L22 encodes MTTTIEYPSAKAVARFVPFSPTKARRVIDLVRGKSVAEALDILRWAPQDASTTIAKVIASAAANAQNNDGLDPSTLVVATIYADGGPTAKRIRPRAQGRAFRIRKRSSHITVIVESRPPKQKGAAGASARSRRAQASKAASAKAVEAKATDSKEGSE; translated from the coding sequence ATGACTACGACGATTGAATATCCGTCCGCGAAGGCGGTGGCACGCTTCGTGCCGTTCTCGCCGACCAAGGCACGCCGGGTCATCGACCTGGTCCGCGGCAAGTCCGTGGCCGAGGCGCTCGACATCCTGCGGTGGGCACCGCAGGACGCCAGCACCACCATCGCCAAGGTGATCGCCAGTGCGGCCGCCAACGCGCAGAACAACGACGGCCTGGATCCCTCGACCCTCGTGGTCGCGACGATCTACGCCGACGGTGGCCCGACCGCCAAGCGCATCCGGCCGCGCGCCCAGGGGCGCGCGTTCCGCATCCGCAAGCGCAGCAGCCACATCACCGTGATCGTGGAGAGCCGTCCGCCCAAGCAGAAGGGTGCCGCCGGGGCTTCCGCGCGCAGCCGTCGCGCTCAGGCCAGCAAGGCTGCTTCCGCGAAAGCTGTGGAAGCCAAGGCCACCGATTCGAAGGAGGGCTCGGAGTAG
- a CDS encoding cytochrome P450 produces MSAPTMDEAAKVFVDPAAYADDARLHAALTHLRAHQPVARVESQHYRPFWAVTKHADIMAIERDNNLWLSEPRPLLATAAADDLGKQQLEAGMGLRTLIHMDDPHHRDVRKIGADWFRPKAMRDLKVRVDELAKRYVDKMRDIGPECDFVTDIAVHFPLYVIMSLLGLPEEDFPRMHQLTQEMFGGDDEEYNKRGKSPEEQLAILIDFFTYFGQLTASRRAQPTDDLASAIANGRIDDEPLSDVDTASYYVIVASAGHDTTKDAISGGLLALIENPDQRDRLRRDPELMGTAVEEMIRWTTPVKEFMRTAAEDTEVRGVPIKKGESVYLAYVSGNRDEEVFENPFRFDVGRDPNKHVAFGYGVHFCLGAALARMEMNSLFSELIPRLESIELAGAPQLAATTFVGGLKHLPIRYTIR; encoded by the coding sequence ATGAGCGCGCCCACCATGGATGAAGCGGCCAAGGTTTTCGTCGACCCCGCCGCTTACGCCGATGACGCCCGGCTGCACGCGGCCCTGACTCATCTGCGGGCCCATCAGCCGGTGGCACGGGTGGAGTCGCAGCACTATCGCCCGTTCTGGGCGGTCACCAAGCACGCCGACATCATGGCGATCGAGCGCGACAACAACCTGTGGCTGTCCGAACCCCGGCCGCTGCTGGCCACCGCAGCGGCCGACGATCTCGGCAAGCAGCAGCTCGAGGCCGGCATGGGCTTGCGCACCCTGATCCACATGGACGATCCGCACCACCGGGACGTCCGCAAGATCGGCGCGGACTGGTTCCGCCCCAAGGCCATGCGCGATCTCAAGGTCCGCGTCGACGAGCTCGCCAAGCGGTACGTCGACAAGATGCGCGACATCGGCCCGGAATGCGATTTCGTCACCGACATCGCGGTGCACTTCCCGCTGTACGTCATCATGTCGCTGCTGGGTCTGCCCGAGGAGGACTTTCCCCGCATGCACCAGCTCACCCAGGAGATGTTCGGCGGGGACGACGAGGAGTACAACAAGCGCGGCAAGTCGCCCGAGGAGCAACTGGCGATCCTGATCGACTTCTTCACCTACTTCGGCCAGCTGACCGCGTCGCGGCGAGCACAGCCCACCGACGATCTGGCCTCGGCGATCGCCAACGGCCGCATCGACGATGAGCCACTGTCGGATGTCGACACCGCCTCCTACTACGTGATCGTCGCCAGCGCCGGCCACGACACCACCAAGGACGCCATCTCCGGCGGGCTGCTCGCGCTGATCGAGAACCCCGATCAGCGCGACCGGTTGCGCCGGGACCCCGAGTTGATGGGCACCGCGGTCGAGGAGATGATCCGGTGGACGACGCCGGTCAAGGAGTTCATGCGCACCGCCGCCGAGGACACCGAGGTGCGTGGTGTACCGATCAAGAAGGGCGAATCCGTCTATCTTGCTTACGTTTCGGGCAACCGGGACGAGGAGGTCTTCGAGAACCCGTTCCGCTTCGACGTCGGCCGCGACCCCAACAAGCACGTCGCGTTCGGCTACGGCGTGCACTTCTGCCTGGGCGCCGCGCTGGCCCGGATGGAGATGAACAGCCTGTTCTCCGAACTGATCCCGCGGCTGGAGTCCATCGAGCTGGCCGGCGCGCCGCAATTGGCGGCCACCACCTTCGTCGGCGGGCTCAAGCATCTGCCGATCCGGTACACGATCAGATAG
- the rpsQ gene encoding 30S ribosomal protein S17 — translation MADTKGPNHTPATEKPRGRRKTAIGYVVSDKMEKTIVVELESRKSHPLYGKIIRTTSKVKAHDENGDAGIGDRVSLMETRPTSATKRWRLVEILEKAK, via the coding sequence ATGGCAGATACCAAAGGCCCCAACCACACCCCGGCCACCGAGAAGCCGCGCGGGCGTCGTAAGACGGCCATCGGCTACGTGGTGAGCGACAAGATGGAAAAGACCATCGTGGTCGAGCTGGAGTCGCGCAAGAGCCACCCGCTCTACGGCAAGATCATCCGGACCACCTCGAAGGTCAAGGCGCACGACGAGAACGGCGACGCCGGCATCGGCGACCGCGTCTCGCTGATGGAGACCCGTCCGACCTCGGCGACCAAGCGCTGGCGTCTGGTCGAGATTCTCGAGAAGGCGAAGTAA